The Triticum aestivum cultivar Chinese Spring chromosome 3A, IWGSC CS RefSeq v2.1, whole genome shotgun sequence genome includes a region encoding these proteins:
- the LOC123062102 gene encoding bifunctional riboflavin kinase/FMN phosphatase isoform X2 translates to MAATHRVSAVIFDLDGTLLDTERATRDVLKEFLGTYGEVPDAAKEEKRLGQMHRESTTGIIADYGLPITVEEYSEAIYPLYIKRWQRASPLPGVNRLLKHLYKNGVPLALASNSIRRNIDHKILKLGELKDCFSVVLGGDQVPHGKPCPDIFLEAAKRLGVNPSSCLVIEDSLVGVQAAKASGAKVVAVPSLQSQRHCYSIADLILYSLLDFHPELWGLPPFEDRIQGALAMEPLLSNAQIGDAVQNNTHTLIAGECTYDSIPDQISGIFFGWAKSETYGVFKAVVSTGWDLSPGKFERVMHICFLDSHNKAKTEDSLELLLIGYIRKLQSSENISQAMSITDEDQATARDALDLPAFCEYAKTRGALDLPALPEYAEPRNGLLLA, encoded by the exons ATGGCAGCGACGCATCGGGTCTCCGCCGTGATCTTCGACCTCGACGGCACCCTCTTGGACACAG AGAGGGCAACAAGGGACGTCTTGAAAGAGTTCTTGGGGACCTACGGGGAGGTCCCAGATGCGGCCAAGGAGGAGAAGCGGTTGGGGCAGATGCACAGGGAGTCCACGACCGGGATCATCGCAGACTATGGGTTGCCCATCACCGTCGAGGAGTATTCAGAGGCAATATACCCGCTGTATATCAAAAG GTGGCAAAGGGCAAGCCCACTTCCAGGGGTTAACAGGCTTCTCAAGCACCTCTACAAGAACGGAGTACCCCTGGCACTCGCTTCAAATTCCATCAGGAGAAATATCGATCACAAAATTTTGAAACTAGGAG AACTGAAAGACTGCTTTTCGGTGGTTCTTGGTGGTGATCAGGTCCCTCATGGAAAACCTTGCCCTGACAT ATTTCTGGAGGCCGCAAAGAGGCTTGGTGTAAATCCGTCGTCATGTTTGGTCATAGAAGATTCTCT TGTTGGAGTTCAGGCTGCCAAGGCTTCTGGGGCGAAGGTAGTTGCTGTTCCATCACTGCAAAGTCAAAGGCATTGTTACTCAATTGCTGATCTCATCCTCTATTCACTGCTAGACTTCCATCCTGAGTTGTGGGGTCTTCCCCCATTTGAAGATC GCATCCAAGGTGCTTTGGCCATGGAACCATTACTCTCAAATGCTCAGATAGGTGATGCGGTTCAAAACAATACTCATACACTTATAGCAG GTGAGTGCACCTACGACTCTATTCCTGATCAAATATCAGGAATTTTCTTTGGTTGGGCCAAGTCAGAAACTTATGGAGTCTTTAAAGCGGTGGTCAGCACTGGGTGGGATCTTTCACCGGGAAAATTCGAAAGAGTGATG CACATATGCTTTCTTGATTCTCACAACAAGGCCAAAACAGAGGATTCCTTGGAGCTTCTATTAATTGGCTACATCCGGAAGCTCCAAAGCTCG GAAAATATATCTCAAGCAATGAGCATAACTGACGAAGACCAGGCCACTGCAAGAGATGCACTAGACCTCCCAGCTTTCTGTGAATATGCAAAGACAAGGGGTGCATTGGACCTCCCAGCCTTACCTGAATATGCAGAGCCACGAAACGGACTTCTTCTTGCCTGA
- the LOC123062102 gene encoding bifunctional riboflavin kinase/FMN phosphatase isoform X1: protein MAATHRVSAVIFDLDGTLLDTERATRDVLKEFLGTYGEVPDAAKEEKRLGQMHRESTTGIIADYGLPITVEEYSEAIYPLYIKRWQRASPLPGVNRLLKHLYKNGVPLALASNSIRRNIDHKILKLGELKDCFSVVLGGDQVPHGKPCPDIFLEAAKRLGVNPSSCLVIEDSLVGVQAAKASGAKVVAVPSLQSQRHCYSIADLILYSLLDFHPELWGLPPFEDRIQGALAMEPLLSNAQIGDAVQNNTHTLIAVFATGECTYDSIPDQISGIFFGWAKSETYGVFKAVVSTGWDLSPGKFERVMHICFLDSHNKAKTEDSLELLLIGYIRKLQSSENISQAMSITDEDQATARDALDLPAFCEYAKTRGALDLPALPEYAEPRNGLLLA from the exons ATGGCAGCGACGCATCGGGTCTCCGCCGTGATCTTCGACCTCGACGGCACCCTCTTGGACACAG AGAGGGCAACAAGGGACGTCTTGAAAGAGTTCTTGGGGACCTACGGGGAGGTCCCAGATGCGGCCAAGGAGGAGAAGCGGTTGGGGCAGATGCACAGGGAGTCCACGACCGGGATCATCGCAGACTATGGGTTGCCCATCACCGTCGAGGAGTATTCAGAGGCAATATACCCGCTGTATATCAAAAG GTGGCAAAGGGCAAGCCCACTTCCAGGGGTTAACAGGCTTCTCAAGCACCTCTACAAGAACGGAGTACCCCTGGCACTCGCTTCAAATTCCATCAGGAGAAATATCGATCACAAAATTTTGAAACTAGGAG AACTGAAAGACTGCTTTTCGGTGGTTCTTGGTGGTGATCAGGTCCCTCATGGAAAACCTTGCCCTGACAT ATTTCTGGAGGCCGCAAAGAGGCTTGGTGTAAATCCGTCGTCATGTTTGGTCATAGAAGATTCTCT TGTTGGAGTTCAGGCTGCCAAGGCTTCTGGGGCGAAGGTAGTTGCTGTTCCATCACTGCAAAGTCAAAGGCATTGTTACTCAATTGCTGATCTCATCCTCTATTCACTGCTAGACTTCCATCCTGAGTTGTGGGGTCTTCCCCCATTTGAAGATC GCATCCAAGGTGCTTTGGCCATGGAACCATTACTCTCAAATGCTCAGATAGGTGATGCGGTTCAAAACAATACTCATACACTTATAGCAG TTTTTGCAACAGGTGAGTGCACCTACGACTCTATTCCTGATCAAATATCAGGAATTTTCTTTGGTTGGGCCAAGTCAGAAACTTATGGAGTCTTTAAAGCGGTGGTCAGCACTGGGTGGGATCTTTCACCGGGAAAATTCGAAAGAGTGATG CACATATGCTTTCTTGATTCTCACAACAAGGCCAAAACAGAGGATTCCTTGGAGCTTCTATTAATTGGCTACATCCGGAAGCTCCAAAGCTCG GAAAATATATCTCAAGCAATGAGCATAACTGACGAAGACCAGGCCACTGCAAGAGATGCACTAGACCTCCCAGCTTTCTGTGAATATGCAAAGACAAGGGGTGCATTGGACCTCCCAGCCTTACCTGAATATGCAGAGCCACGAAACGGACTTCTTCTTGCCTGA